From Streptomyces asiaticus, one genomic window encodes:
- a CDS encoding hydantoinase/carbamoylase family amidase: MTGPTPDAITVNGHRLWQSLMGLAEIGAYDDERTGLRGVNRLALTDAAGRRQVIGWMEQAGLTVRIDRMGNIYGRREGTDPTAAPVLTGSHIDSVATAGAPPYAYVECHIEQGPVLAENDVQIGVVTGVQGISWQEITIHGRAAHAGTTPTRLRADAGLAAARIGVHLRAMVDSGTYGELRATVGHLAVHPDLTNIVPARAELTVDLRNPDDVRMARAEEDLAAFLCTLENGTPGLTLTARRMAKTAYVPFDESVQKAIAQAADDHGLEHISLLSGAGHDAQEIAALCPTAMVFVRGEYDGISHNPREYSTPEACAHGVDVLATTLLRLATQGPS, translated from the coding sequence ATGACGGGTCCCACCCCCGACGCGATCACCGTCAACGGCCACCGACTGTGGCAGTCGCTGATGGGCCTCGCCGAGATCGGCGCGTACGACGACGAGCGCACCGGTCTGCGCGGGGTGAACCGTCTGGCGCTCACCGACGCCGCCGGGCGGCGTCAAGTCATCGGGTGGATGGAGCAGGCCGGGCTGACGGTCCGGATCGACCGGATGGGCAACATCTACGGCCGCCGCGAAGGCACCGACCCCACGGCTGCCCCCGTGCTGACCGGGTCGCACATCGACAGCGTGGCCACCGCCGGTGCCCCGCCGTACGCCTACGTCGAGTGCCACATCGAACAGGGCCCGGTGCTCGCCGAGAACGATGTCCAGATCGGCGTCGTCACCGGTGTTCAGGGCATCTCCTGGCAGGAGATCACCATCCACGGCCGCGCCGCCCACGCCGGTACCACCCCGACCCGTCTGCGCGCCGACGCCGGCCTCGCCGCCGCCCGGATCGGCGTCCATCTGCGGGCCATGGTCGACTCCGGCACCTACGGCGAGCTGCGCGCCACCGTCGGCCACCTGGCCGTCCACCCGGACCTGACCAACATCGTCCCGGCGCGTGCCGAGCTCACCGTCGATCTGCGCAACCCCGACGACGTCCGGATGGCCCGCGCCGAGGAGGACCTCGCCGCCTTCCTGTGCACCCTGGAGAACGGCACGCCGGGGCTCACACTGACCGCTCGGCGCATGGCCAAGACCGCGTACGTCCCCTTCGACGAGAGCGTCCAGAAGGCCATCGCCCAGGCCGCCGACGACCACGGCCTGGAACACATCTCCCTGCTCTCCGGCGCCGGACACGACGCCCAGGAGATCGCCGCGCTCTGCCCCACGGCGATGGTCTTCGTACGCGGTGAGTACGACGGGATCAGCCACAACCCCCGCGAGTACTCCACCCCCGAAGCGTGCGCCCACGGTGTCGACGTCCTCGCCACCACCTTGCTCCGGCTGGCCACACAAGGCCCGTCCTGA
- a CDS encoding LysR substrate-binding domain-containing protein: MHRLRLLRELKHRGTLAAVAAALSCSPSSVSQQLSQLEAEVGVRLLEPVGRRVRLTEQAEILVAHTEAVLERLEHAEADIATSLTDLTGTLRIASFQTATLALVPGMLSLLRDRHPGLRAHITQMPPETAIPALQARDFDLVVAEEYPGNPNPRPPGLEQEDLFDDPLHLSLPARAGERSDTGPGPKGGPTASLRSLTGLPWAMEPEGTAARHWAMTLCRNAGFEPDVRFETTDLLIHLRLVEQGHAAALLPSLVWNGAPPTVALRQLPRGRRTRRVFTAVRRGRTRHPAIMACRHALRQAAADVAASADG, from the coding sequence CTGCACCGACTGCGTCTGCTGCGCGAGCTCAAGCACCGCGGCACCCTCGCGGCCGTCGCCGCCGCCCTCTCCTGCAGCCCGTCGTCCGTCTCCCAGCAGCTGTCCCAGCTGGAGGCGGAGGTCGGTGTCCGGCTGCTGGAGCCGGTGGGCCGCCGGGTGCGGCTCACCGAGCAGGCCGAGATCCTCGTCGCCCATACCGAGGCGGTGCTGGAGCGGTTGGAGCACGCCGAGGCGGACATCGCCACTTCCCTCACCGATCTGACCGGCACCCTGCGCATCGCCTCGTTCCAGACGGCCACTCTCGCCCTGGTGCCCGGCATGCTGAGCCTGCTGCGCGACCGTCATCCCGGCCTGAGAGCGCACATCACGCAGATGCCACCGGAAACGGCCATCCCCGCGCTTCAGGCCCGCGATTTCGACCTGGTCGTCGCCGAGGAGTACCCGGGCAACCCCAACCCGCGGCCGCCCGGTCTGGAGCAGGAGGATCTGTTCGATGACCCCCTCCACCTCTCCCTGCCCGCACGGGCCGGTGAGCGGAGCGACACCGGGCCCGGCCCCAAGGGCGGCCCCACGGCTTCGTTGCGCTCGCTCACCGGCCTTCCCTGGGCCATGGAGCCCGAGGGCACGGCCGCCCGCCACTGGGCCATGACCCTGTGCCGGAACGCCGGTTTCGAGCCCGATGTGCGGTTCGAGACCACGGACCTCCTGATCCACCTCCGCCTCGTCGAGCAGGGCCACGCCGCCGCCCTGCTCCCCAGCCTCGTATGGAACGGAGCGCCCCCGACCGTCGCGCTGCGACAGCTCCCCCGGGGCCGGCGCACCCGCCGTGTCTTCACCGCCGTACGCCGGGGCCGCACCCGACACCCAGCGATCATGGCCTGCCGCCACGCGCTGCGGCAGGCGGCCGCGGACGTGGCCGCCTCGGCCGACGGGTGA
- a CDS encoding diaminopropionate ammonia-lyase, with protein MPAYASSVAEPPWFARPAARGWTCPPAPTEVRDFHASLSGYAPTPLTELPPLAVELGVGRVFVKDESCRLGLPAFKALGASWAVHRALAARAARGDATAPVVLVTATDGNHGRAVARTARLLGHRARIFVPRGVHPEAVAAIAAEGAEVSQVTGAYDEAVRQAAEAAEAGAFLVQDTAWPGYERIPGWIVEGYSTLCAEIDEQLAAAGAGTPGLIAIPMGVGSLAHAVVTHYRSRPGGPPTALLSVEPTAAPCVIESLIRGEPVSVTTGETIMAGLNCGTPSSIAWPHLRDGLDAAIAIPDAASARAAGDLARLGISSGPCGAASLAGLRAALAGDGADERRAALGLGPASTVVLLSTEGAAANPATTTADI; from the coding sequence GTGCCCGCATACGCTTCCTCCGTCGCCGAGCCGCCGTGGTTCGCCCGCCCCGCCGCCCGGGGCTGGACCTGTCCGCCCGCCCCCACCGAGGTACGGGATTTCCACGCCTCCCTGTCCGGTTACGCCCCCACCCCGCTGACCGAACTCCCGCCACTGGCAGTCGAATTGGGGGTTGGGCGGGTCTTCGTCAAGGACGAGTCGTGCCGTCTGGGCCTGCCCGCCTTCAAGGCCCTGGGCGCGTCCTGGGCCGTGCACCGCGCCCTCGCCGCGCGGGCCGCACGCGGCGATGCCACCGCACCCGTCGTCCTGGTGACCGCCACCGACGGCAACCATGGCCGCGCCGTGGCCCGGACGGCGCGCCTGCTCGGCCACCGCGCCCGGATCTTCGTGCCACGAGGTGTCCATCCGGAGGCCGTGGCGGCCATCGCCGCGGAGGGGGCGGAGGTCTCCCAGGTCACGGGAGCGTACGACGAGGCCGTGCGCCAGGCGGCCGAGGCGGCCGAGGCGGGTGCGTTCCTGGTCCAGGACACCGCCTGGCCCGGCTATGAACGGATACCGGGCTGGATCGTCGAGGGCTACTCCACCCTCTGCGCCGAAATCGACGAGCAACTCGCGGCCGCCGGAGCGGGGACGCCCGGCCTCATCGCCATTCCGATGGGCGTGGGTTCGCTGGCCCACGCTGTCGTCACCCACTACCGCAGCCGTCCGGGCGGGCCGCCCACGGCGCTGCTGTCGGTGGAACCCACGGCCGCCCCCTGCGTCATCGAGAGCCTCATCCGTGGCGAACCGGTCAGCGTCACCACCGGCGAGACCATCATGGCCGGACTGAACTGCGGCACCCCTTCCAGCATCGCCTGGCCCCATCTGCGCGACGGTCTCGACGCGGCCATCGCCATACCCGACGCCGCGAGCGCCCGCGCGGCGGGTGACCTCGCCCGGCTCGGCATCTCCAGCGGCCCCTGCGGCGCCGCCTCACTCGCCGGGCTGCGCGCCGCGCTCGCCGGCGACGGCGCCGACGAGCGCCGCGCCGCACTGGGCCTCGGCCCCGCCTCCACCGTGGTGCTGCTGAGCACGGAGGGCGCCGCGGCCAACCCAGCCACCACCACCGCGGACATCTGA